A region from the Acyrthosiphon pisum isolate AL4f chromosome A1, pea_aphid_22Mar2018_4r6ur, whole genome shotgun sequence genome encodes:
- the LOC100160159 gene encoding protein polybromo-1 isoform X2, with product MNRRRRASSIASRATDDEVESLPVEHIRKKRRVDPVDIVQSVYDTVRNFKKEDGMLLCDSFIRAPKRRQEPTYYDVVSNPIDLIKIQQKIKTDEYDDVDDLQTDLELLTNNAKSFYKKNSQEYKDAVELWDVFLATKNNILEREGTPKEKLVIRVGKLGKRGGSAASMSKSEQTDEEESNSSVVGGDDELAMCEELFTAVMSATDNENRLLSAAFQLLPSKKSYPNYYEVIENPIDLRSIARKIQDGKYANLAEMERELLIMTKNACLFNEPGSQIYKDAKTLKKVITSKKIEVDHGKYAPSKSSERIRAKRMRGSQTSMSAVTAALQSEDEEDSDLDEDTVTDSQSNVDGPDNPRWQLYNAVRSATGSQGNLLSDTFWKLPSKRYYPNYYHEIRNPLSLMQIGKKLRNGDYGTVSEVAGDMNVMLENAKKYFTIDTKQYKDAVKLQKVMQTKAQELLDLGHQYSDSEDDSADDDLQSTSRTSKKFARSPRCLTRGKYLNNIPLKRRLYALCKCLMDYTTEHGRVPMLMFMEIPSKKLYPAYYKVISEPIDMLTIEEKIKQEKYKSEDEILQDFKLMFDNCRQFNEEGSLIYEDANTLEKVLLDRSKELGPVLTKPNKIVSSSLLKFRKSQLPQATLQKMRTLFNTIKDFKDQKGRLLSIIFMKLPSKSEYPDYYEVIKKPINLEVISQKLKNNLYESLDDLAADFVLMFDNACKYNEPDSQIYKDALTLQRLTLQTKLQLRADEDSTPDVQSAVQELLTSLFASVYNHQDEEGRCFSDSMAELPEHDDIDGNKIRGLSLDLIKRRLDGNQYKRLDTFQEDLFACLERARQLSRTDSQVFEDSIELQSYFIRQRDEVCRNGDLLNSPALNYSLLDLSLSVNDMRERKMAEESISGNPEEDEIKTEDSTLEEQEDNTPPLIAGTADDSVCVNHLVYRVGDFVYAEPQERGQELMILNIQRLWTNQESQQMLYGNHFYRPSETYHLSTRKFLEKEVFKTDLNITIPVSRIKGRCAVVSVKDYFRYQPKGFDEKDVYVCESRYSSRCRNFKKIKNWALSLSATWKLAEREEPLDPKRVISVFRDRVEKHKEEIAELEEHEKIIEKEKPNVIIPNPPGVIDDGNVNYEQYNSHVGILKPGDFVYVKSDQNQIVQVDKIWVNKQGAFVFGPVLLTPADLPNFSGRQFFKQEVLLTTNEETVLISKITGKCSVLEHAEYISCRPAEIAEDDVYLCESIYDESTKLIKELPKDGLKKYTHSPAVNQDEFYFFRRLIHPVKVGATENNTQSSDVKTVYNQHYDPVSNVSSPAMPKLEPADTMTEDSMDGGPPSVSSSDLGERTLNTSTVISTPSSSRKKNPNHKKLVTGYILYTSDVRKAIVQNNPDRSFGEVSRIVGNEWRNLSQTEKMAYEERANRLNEENYPQWRQQANQAPPPSDGSDLIWECGWDNCDWQFEDQSDCLDHAVADQYGHVQTFFAAIPPSEIEFQCQWRGCLRVKKTGIAPFPSLHRLVRHVKEVHILKNPGKPVPLSERNKNLMSSTRSVITTTSVLSVASVSPPPVENSNVGGAVNVLNQINRNTPSPMSQNGSASNNSITISKHPEPLFVTVPPRPTRVFHSEAYIKYIESLNLESKSNWERQLIATQENTKGPDDPNSLPAIQWLGKGIGNHGNVLNALWALRNFMMKDAMGLSKTDE from the exons atgaatCGACGCAGGAGAGCGTCATCAATTGCTAGTCGAGCAACTGATGACGAGGTAGAAAGTTTACCAGTTGAGCACATACGCAAGAAAAGACGAGTGGATCCG GTTGACATAGTTCAATCAGTTTATGATACagtaagaaattttaaaaaagaagatGGCATGTTATTATGTGATAGTTTTATTAGAGCACCAAAAAGAAGACAAGAACCAACATACTATGAc GTTGTTTCTAATCCGATagatttgataaaaattcaacAGAAAATTAAAACAGATGAATATGACGATGTTGATGATTTACAAACCGATTTGGAACTCCTTACTAATAATGCCAAATCTTTTTAtaag aaaaattctCAAGAGTATAAAGATGCAGTAGAGTTATGGGATGTATTTTTAgcaaccaaaaataatattttggaaagaGAAGGAACTCCTAAAGAAAAACTTGTTATTCGTGTCGGAAAATTA GGGAAGAGAGGTGGATCGGCAGCATCAATGTCAAAATCTGAACAGACTGATGAAGAAGAAAGCAATTCATCAGTTGTTGGCGGAGATGATGAATTAGCCATGTGTGAAGAATTATTTACTGCTGTTATGTCTGCTACAGATAATGAGAATCGTCTATTATCAGCAGCATTTCAACTCTTGCCTTCTAAaaaa aGTTATCCTAATTATTACGAAGTAATTGAAAATCCAATTGATTTGCGATCTATTGCTCGGAAGATACAAGACGGAAAATATGCTAATTTAGCTGAAATGGAACGAGAATTATtgataatgacaaaaaatgcaTGTTTATTTAATGAACCTGGTTCACAAATATATAAAGATGccaaaacgttaaaaaaagttattactagTAAAAAGATTGAAGTGGACCATGGAAAATATGCGCCAAGTAAAAGTAGTGAAAGAATAAG AGCCAAACGTATGAGAGGTAGTCAAACATCAATGTCAGCTGTAACGGCTGCATTACAATCTGAAGACGAGGAAGATTCAGACTTGGATGAAGATACTGTGACTGATAGCCAAAGTAATGTTGATGGCCCTGATAATCCTAGGTGGCAGTTATATAATGCTGTTCGTTCTGCCACTGGATCACAag GAAATTTACTAAGTGATACATTTTGGAAATTACCATCGAAGCGGTACTACcctaattattatcatgaaatTAGAAATCCACTTTCATTAATGCAAATTGGCAAAAAATTAAGG AATGGTGACTATGGTACAGTCAGTGAAGTGGCTGGGGATATGAATGTGATGTTAGAAAATgctaaaaagtattttactatAGATACGAAACAGTACAAG GATGCTGTAAAATTACAAAAGGTTATGCAGACTAAAGCTCAAGAATTGTTAGATTTAGGACATCAG tattctGATAGTGAAGACGATTCTGCTGATGATGATTTACAATCAACTTCTCGAACATCTAAAAAGTTTGCTCGATCACCACGATGTCTTACTCGTGGAaaatacttgaataatattCCTTTAAAGAGACGTTTGTATGCATTATGCAAGTGTCTTATGGATTATACA aCTGAACATGGTCGTGTGCCTATGTTAATGTTTATGGAAATACCATCTAAAAAACTTTACCCTGCTTACTACAAAGTTATATCTGAACCAATTGATATGCTGACAATTGAAGAAAAgataaaacaagaaaaatacaaaagtgAAGATGAAATATTGCAAGACTTCAAA tTAATGTTTGATAATTGTCGTCAATTTAATGAAGAAGGATCACTTATTTACGAGGATGCAAATACATTAGAAAAAGTATTATTGGATCGTTCTAAAGAATTGGGACCTGTGTTGACCAAGCCTAATAAAAT TGTTTCAAGTTCATTGTTGAAATTCAGAAAATCCCAACTCCCCCAAGCAACACTACAAAAAATGCGTACATTGTTCAATACAATAAAAGATTTTAAAGATCAAAAAGGTCGTTTGTTAtctattattttcatgaaactACCATCCAAAAGTGAATATCCAGATTATTATGAAGTGATAAAAAAACCCATTAATTTGGAAGTAATATCTCAAAAGTTGAagaataatttgtatgaaaGCCTCGATGATTTGGCTGCAGATTTTGTGTTGATGTTTGACAATGCTTGTAAATACAATGAACCAGATTCACAAATTTACAAAGATGCATTAACTTTACAAAGACTCACATTGCaaacaaaattacaacttaGAGCAGATGAAGATAGTACACCTGATGTACAAAGTGCAGTACAGGAATTGTTGACTTCATTATTTGCCAGTGTTTATAATCACCAAGATGAGGAAGGTCGATGTTTTTCTGATTCTATGGCAGAACTTCCCGAACATGATGATATTGATGGCAACaa gATAAGAGGCTTATCTCTAGATTTGATTAAACGGAGATTAGATGGTAATCAGTACAAACGATTAGACACTTTCCAAGAGGATCTATTTGCTTGTTTGGAACGAGCTCGCCAACTTTCGCGGACAGATTCACAAGTATTTGAAGATTCTATTGAATTACAATCTTATTTCATTAGACAAag agatGAAGTATGCCGTAATGGAGATTTGCTAAACTCTCCTGCTTTAAATTATTCTCTATTGGATTTATCTTTATCAGTAAATGACATGAGAGAAAGAAAGATGGCTGAAGAATCTATTAGTGGTAATCCAGAAGAggatgaaattaaaactgaagATAGTACCTTAgaa GAGCAAGAAGATAATACACCACCTCTTATTGCCGGCACTGCAGATGATTCCGTTTGTGTTAATCATTTAGTTTATAGAGTTGGTGATTTTGTTTATGCAGAACCCCAAGAACGTGGTCAAGAACTGATGATATTGAATATTCAACGGTTATGGACTAACCAGGAATCACAACAAATGTTGTATGGAAATCATTTTTATAGACCCAGTGAAACATATCATTTATCAACTCgaaaatttttagaaaag GAGGTTTTTAAGactgatttaaatattactataccaGTAAGTCGAATTAAAGGTCGTTGTGCTGTTGTAAGTGTTAAAGATTATTTCCGTTATCAACCAAAAGGATTTGATGAAAAAGATGTATATGTATGCGAATCTAGATACTCTTCTAGGTgtagaaatttcaaaaaaatcaag aattggGCCTTAAGCTTATCGGCCACATGGAAATTAGCTGAGAGAGAAGAACCTTTGGACCCTAAAAGGGTAATATCTGTATTCCGTGACCGTGTCGAAAAACATAAAGAAGAAATAGCAGAACTTGAAgaacatgaaaaaataattgaaaaagaaaaacca AATGTTATAATACCAAATCCTCCTGGGGTTATTGATGATGGAAATGTTAATTATGAACAATACAACAGTCATGTAGGTATACTCAAACCAGGCGATTTTGTTTATGTAAAAAGTGATCAAAATCAGATAGTCCAAGTTGATAAAATTTGGGTTAATAAGCA AGGAGCGTTTGTATTTGGTCCTGTACTTCTAACTCCCGCAGATCTTCCAAATTTTTCTGGTAGGCAGTTCTTCAAACAAGAAGTTCTGTTAACTACTAATGAGGAAActgtattaatatcaaaaatcacaGGAAAATGTTCAGTCTTAGAACATGCTGAATATATatcat gtcGCCCAGCAGAAATAGCTGAAGATGATGTTTATCTTTGTGAATCAATTTATGATGAATCTACTAAACTAATAAAAGAATTGCCAAAAGATGGTTTAAAAAAGTATACTCATTCTCCAGCTGTAAATCAAGatgaattttatttctttagGAGACTTATTCATCCAGTAAAA GTTGGAGCTACTGAAAACAATACTCAATCAAGTGATGTTAAAACTGTGTATAACCAACATTATGATCCTGTATCT AACGTTAGTTCTCCAGCTATGCCAAAACTAGAACCAGCTGATACAATGACTGAAGATTCAATGGATGGAGGTCCACCATCTGTCAGCTCTTCTGATTTGGGCGAACGTACATTGAATACTTCAACAGTTATATCTACCCCATCATCATCTAGAAAAAAGAACCCTAATCATAAAAAGCTTGTCACTggctatatattgtacacaagTGATGTTCGAAAAgctattgtacaaaataatccaGATCGTAGTTTTGGTGAAGTTAGTCGTATTGTCGGCAatgaa TGGCGCAATTTATCACAGACAGAAAAAATGGCATACGAAGAACGTGCAAATAGATTAAATGAAGAGAATTATCCACAATGGCGACAACAGGCAAACCAAGCTCCACCTCCCTCAGATGGTTCTGATCTTATTTGGGAGTGTGGTTGGGACAATTGTGACTGGCAATTTGAAGATCAATCAGATTGTTTAGATCATGCTGTAGCTGATCAATATGGACATGTGCAGACATTCTTTGCAGCCATTCCTCCCagtg aaatTGAATTTCAATGTCAGTGGAGAGGATGTCTTAGAGTTAAAAAGACTGGTATTGCTCCATTTCCAAGTTTACATCGTCTAGTCAGACATGTAAAAGAAGTCCATATACTTAAAAATCCTGGGAAACCAGTACCATTATCAGAACGCaacaa AAATTTAATGTCGAGCACTCGCTCAGTCATTACTACCACTTCTGTTTTATCTGTGGCATCTGTATCACCACCACCAGTTGAAAATTCTAATG TTGGAGGAGctgtaaatgttttaaatcagATAAATAGGAATACTCCATCGCCCATGTCTCAAAacg GTTCAGCGAGTAATAATAGCATTACTATTAGCAAACACCCTGAACCACTATTTGTAACTGTGCCACCAAGACCTACAAGAGTATTTCATTCTGAAGCTTAtatcaa ataCATAGAGAGTTTGAATCTGGAAAGCAAATCTAATTGGGAACGTCAATTGATTGCTACACAAGAAAATACCAAAGGACCAGATGATCCAAATTCGCTCCCAGCTATTCAATGGTTGGGAAAAGGAATTGGTAATCATGGAAACGTTTTAAACGCTTTATGGGCGCTTAGAAATTTTATGATGAAAGATGCCATGGGTCTTTCAAAAACGGACGAATAA